One genomic region from Haloarcula taiwanensis encodes:
- a CDS encoding 3-phosphoglycerate kinase, whose protein sequence is MTTDYDFWLFDLDGTLVDIEPAYPRKVMGAVGDRLGVEFTDRERDALWYGFGGTRSRTLAERGVDQQEFWRLFHEEEDPVARAEATYLYDDAEAFLATLDTPVGLVTHCQQYLTEPVLDHLDIADWFETVVCCDDDIGWKPDPKPVELAMRELGVWYNGHSGVLAGDNPSDIGAAWNAGLDGVHVGRRSPAETGRCVRGDRRVATLLDLASSQGR, encoded by the coding sequence ATGACCACCGACTACGACTTCTGGCTGTTTGATCTCGACGGGACGCTCGTCGACATCGAGCCAGCCTACCCTCGGAAGGTGATGGGTGCTGTCGGCGACCGCCTCGGCGTCGAGTTCACCGACCGCGAACGGGATGCACTCTGGTACGGATTCGGTGGGACACGGTCACGGACGCTTGCAGAGCGCGGCGTCGACCAGCAGGAGTTCTGGCGGCTGTTCCACGAGGAGGAAGACCCCGTCGCTCGGGCGGAGGCGACGTATCTCTACGACGACGCCGAGGCGTTCCTCGCAACCCTCGATACACCGGTCGGACTGGTCACACACTGCCAGCAGTACCTCACCGAACCGGTGCTTGACCATCTCGACATCGCCGACTGGTTCGAAACAGTCGTCTGCTGTGACGACGATATCGGCTGGAAGCCCGACCCGAAACCGGTCGAACTGGCGATGCGGGAGCTGGGTGTCTGGTACAACGGCCACAGCGGCGTGCTGGCAGGGGACAATCCGTCAGACATCGGTGCGGCGTGGAACGCAGGCCTTGATGGCGTCCACGTTGGTCGGCGGTCCCCGGCGGAGACGGGACGGTGCGTGCGCGGCGACAGACGCGTCGCCACGTTGCTCGATCTGGCGTCGTCTCAGGGCAGGTAG
- a CDS encoding 4a-hydroxytetrahydrobiopterin dehydratase, translated as MADLLSDEEISDRLPKEWTREGDEIVRVFEFNGYLDASGFLSAAAGIAEDAWHHPEMTIRWGEVEVRLTTHDAGGITENDIDLAERLNGIHD; from the coding sequence ATGGCAGACCTGCTCTCTGACGAAGAGATTAGCGACCGACTACCGAAAGAGTGGACCCGGGAAGGCGACGAGATCGTCCGCGTCTTCGAGTTCAACGGCTATCTCGACGCGTCGGGCTTTCTGAGCGCTGCGGCTGGCATCGCTGAGGACGCGTGGCATCACCCGGAGATGACCATCCGCTGGGGCGAGGTCGAAGTTCGACTCACGACCCACGACGCCGGTGGCATCACCGAGAACGACATTGATCTCGCCGAGCGCTTGAACGGCATCCACGACTGA
- a CDS encoding glutamyl-tRNA reductase, giving the protein MRGDTGAIVGVCISHERASVDQLETAAADSERHAVESLLANPAVEEAIALQTCNRTEGYVVVSDHEDGLDALELFTRAVPDEVVVEMGHEESLRHLLRVAAGLESIVLGEDQILGQLRTAYETARGVGGIGPMLEDGITKAIHVGERARTETKINEGVVSIASAAVRLLKQESSLANETALVVGAGEMGQLAADALSEEVDRLLVANRTVPHAEHVAESVDIDASAVALDGIEAAVSEASAVISATGSGDQVFDIGTFSDAGEVSIVDIAQPRDVPAGADRLPSVTVYDLDALESVTAETRNKRQRAAEAVERIVDEEFDRLLTQYKRKRADRVISTMYESAEQVKAAEINSALSAADFDEDQAEVIEAMADAIVSQILAAPTKSLRDAAEEDDWSTIHTALELFDPDFGGPDQATQPEFTKGMSVEDIPDGMRDDIPNAVLDRLSDD; this is encoded by the coding sequence GTGAGAGGGGACACTGGTGCAATCGTTGGGGTCTGTATCTCCCATGAACGCGCAAGCGTCGACCAATTAGAGACTGCTGCGGCGGACAGCGAGCGCCACGCCGTCGAATCCCTGCTCGCGAATCCCGCAGTGGAAGAAGCGATTGCGCTGCAGACGTGTAACCGTACCGAGGGGTACGTTGTCGTCTCTGATCACGAGGATGGGCTCGACGCGCTCGAACTGTTTACCCGAGCCGTGCCCGACGAAGTTGTCGTCGAGATGGGTCACGAGGAGAGTCTCCGTCACTTGCTCCGGGTGGCCGCCGGGCTCGAATCGATTGTGCTGGGCGAGGACCAGATCCTCGGCCAGCTCCGGACCGCCTACGAGACCGCCCGCGGCGTCGGCGGCATCGGCCCGATGCTGGAAGACGGCATCACGAAAGCGATTCACGTCGGCGAGCGCGCCCGCACGGAGACAAAAATCAACGAGGGCGTCGTCTCGATTGCCTCCGCCGCGGTGCGTCTTCTCAAACAGGAGAGTTCGCTGGCAAACGAGACAGCGCTCGTCGTCGGGGCTGGCGAGATGGGCCAACTCGCTGCCGATGCACTCAGCGAGGAGGTAGACCGGCTGCTCGTGGCCAACCGGACGGTCCCACACGCCGAGCACGTCGCCGAATCGGTCGACATCGACGCCAGTGCGGTGGCGCTCGACGGCATCGAGGCGGCGGTCTCCGAGGCCAGTGCGGTCATTTCGGCGACGGGAAGCGGCGATCAGGTGTTCGATATCGGGACTTTCAGCGATGCCGGCGAGGTGTCAATTGTCGATATCGCACAACCGCGCGACGTTCCGGCCGGCGCGGACCGCCTCCCGTCGGTGACGGTGTACGACCTCGACGCGCTGGAGTCGGTGACCGCCGAAACGCGGAACAAGCGACAGCGAGCCGCCGAAGCGGTCGAGCGTATCGTCGACGAGGAGTTCGACCGGCTGCTCACGCAGTACAAGCGCAAGCGCGCAGACAGGGTCATATCGACGATGTACGAGAGCGCCGAACAGGTCAAAGCCGCAGAAATAAACAGCGCACTTTCCGCGGCTGACTTCGACGAGGACCAGGCAGAAGTCATCGAAGCGATGGCCGACGCTATCGTCTCGCAGATTCTCGCCGCACCGACCAAGAGCCTGCGCGACGCCGCGGAGGAGGACGACTGGTCGACAATTCACACGGCGCTGGAGCTGTTCGACCCGGACTTCGGCGGCCCCGACCAGGCTACCCAGCCCGAATTCACCAAGGGTATGTCGGTCGAAGACATCCCGGACGGCATGCGCGACGACATCCCGAACGCGGTGCTCGACCGCCTCTCCGACGACTGA
- a CDS encoding siroheme synthase, whose amino-acid sequence MIPLMHDFEGETVLVVGGGPVGARKARTFAAEASVVVLSPEFDDRAFADAEKVRAAPTPEDAMDWVKRTDPALVVAATDDPDLNDAFSTAANDHGALVNRADDHGGQSFGNVVVPATVRDDPVTLAIATGGRAPALSKYLREEFEDEFGNAGLMAELVGDLREDLRERGVPPAKRRDAVRFVVRSREVWKALDSGRSKGEQVARDVTGELPGDQT is encoded by the coding sequence ATGATTCCGCTCATGCACGACTTCGAGGGTGAGACGGTACTCGTCGTTGGCGGCGGTCCGGTCGGCGCGCGCAAGGCCCGAACGTTCGCCGCGGAGGCGAGCGTCGTCGTCCTCAGTCCCGAATTCGATGATCGCGCGTTCGCGGACGCGGAAAAAGTCCGGGCCGCACCGACCCCGGAGGACGCCATGGACTGGGTCAAGCGGACCGACCCGGCGCTGGTCGTCGCCGCGACGGACGACCCGGACCTGAACGACGCCTTCAGCACTGCCGCCAATGACCACGGCGCACTCGTCAACCGCGCTGACGACCACGGTGGCCAGTCGTTTGGCAATGTCGTCGTACCGGCCACGGTACGGGACGACCCGGTGACGCTCGCGATTGCAACCGGCGGGCGCGCACCAGCGCTATCGAAGTACCTTCGCGAGGAGTTCGAAGACGAGTTCGGAAACGCTGGTCTGATGGCGGAACTCGTCGGCGACCTCCGTGAGGACCTGCGCGAGCGAGGGGTCCCGCCGGCCAAACGGCGTGACGCCGTTAGGTTCGTTGTCAGGTCACGGGAAGTTTGGAAGGCTTTAGATAGTGGCAGGTCCAAGGGTGAGCAAGTAGCTAGAGACGTGACCGGAGAGTTACCTGGTGATCAAACGTGA
- a CDS encoding heme biosynthesis protein, with protein sequence MSEDLGTVDRAVLNAFQGGFPVVERPFEPAASALTDHGVDIDADELLTRVQDLDDAGVLTRFGALINAEAIGGTATLVATHAPEESYDDHAEIINAYPEVAHNYERAHPHLNMWFVVSVAEEGRVEEVLADIEAETGEETYNLPKQQEFHVGAKFPVEGPQTQAVDCSNLGPDVTPTDSQSLTADELDLVLEIQDGLPVTATPYADVADEIGADVDWVLETLQRFNMEGKVRRVGVIPNHYALGYSENGMTVWDVPDAVINEVGPAIAEFDFVTHCYERPRHDGVWPYNFFAMTHGRSEAESQERIQQVRDRMADHWDVTEDDWDTLFSTRILKKTGIRLDERARQNTETA encoded by the coding sequence ATGAGCGAAGACCTCGGAACAGTAGACCGGGCCGTGCTGAACGCCTTTCAGGGGGGGTTCCCGGTCGTCGAACGGCCGTTCGAGCCGGCCGCGTCGGCGCTTACCGACCACGGTGTCGACATCGACGCGGACGAACTGTTGACGCGCGTACAGGACCTCGACGACGCGGGCGTGCTCACGCGGTTCGGGGCACTCATCAACGCCGAAGCGATTGGCGGCACTGCCACGCTCGTCGCGACCCACGCCCCCGAGGAGAGCTACGACGACCATGCCGAAATTATAAACGCGTACCCGGAGGTCGCGCACAATTACGAGCGAGCACATCCGCATCTGAACATGTGGTTCGTGGTCTCGGTGGCTGAAGAAGGACGTGTCGAGGAAGTCCTGGCCGACATCGAGGCTGAAACCGGCGAGGAGACGTACAATCTCCCGAAACAGCAGGAGTTCCACGTCGGCGCGAAATTCCCCGTCGAGGGCCCACAGACGCAGGCAGTCGACTGTTCGAACTTAGGGCCGGATGTGACACCGACTGACAGCCAGTCTCTCACCGCCGACGAACTTGATCTCGTGCTTGAAATTCAAGATGGCCTCCCAGTCACTGCCACACCGTACGCCGACGTGGCCGACGAGATCGGCGCCGATGTCGACTGGGTACTGGAGACGCTACAGCGGTTCAACATGGAAGGAAAGGTCCGCCGCGTCGGCGTCATCCCGAACCACTACGCGCTCGGCTACAGTGAGAACGGGATGACCGTCTGGGACGTGCCCGACGCAGTCATCAACGAAGTGGGACCGGCCATCGCCGAGTTCGACTTTGTGACCCACTGCTACGAACGGCCGCGCCACGACGGCGTCTGGCCGTACAACTTCTTCGCGATGACCCACGGGCGAAGTGAAGCGGAGAGCCAGGAGCGCATCCAGCAGGTCCGCGACCGAATGGCCGACCACTGGGACGTGACCGAGGACGACTGGGACACGCTGTTCTCGACTCGCATCCTGAAAAAGACAGGTATCAGGTTGGACGAACGAGCGCGACAGAACACCGAGACCGCGTGA
- a CDS encoding cold-shock protein: MATGTVDFFNDTGGYGFIETDDADEDVFFHMEDVGGPDLEEGQEVEFEIEQADKGPRAKNLTRL; this comes from the coding sequence ATGGCGACAGGCACTGTCGACTTCTTCAACGATACGGGTGGCTACGGTTTCATCGAAACCGACGATGCCGACGAAGACGTGTTCTTCCACATGGAAGACGTCGGCGGCCCAGACCTCGAAGAAGGGCAAGAAGTCGAATTCGAGATCGAACAGGCAGACAAAGGCCCGCGGGCGAAGAACCTCACGCGGCTGTAG
- a CDS encoding cold-shock protein, whose product MATGTVDFFNDTGGYGFIDTEDSDEDVFFHMEDIDGPDLEEGQEVEFEIEQADKGPRAKNLTRL is encoded by the coding sequence ATGGCGACCGGTACGGTAGACTTCTTCAACGACACAGGCGGTTACGGTTTCATCGATACCGAAGACTCCGACGAGGACGTCTTCTTCCACATGGAGGACATCGACGGTCCTGACCTCGAGGAGGGGCAAGAAGTGGAATTCGAGATTGAGCAGGCCGACAAAGGCCCGCGCGCGAAAAACCTCACGCGGCTGTAA
- a CDS encoding di-trans,poly-cis-decaprenylcistransferase yields MITTMLSRGKRLGYAAYERLLQWELSGTPDHVAVIMDGNRRYAEKQGTKKQKGHTEGAQTTEALLNWCDELGVREVTLYTFSTENFDRDPEEREHIFDLVEQKLRTFADAERVHEAGVCIRAIGETEMLPERVRDAVDYAEGRTARYDQLNLNIALAYGGRAELLGAARDIATAVEDGTLDPTDVSAETIEERLYEGPTRDVDLIVRTGGDERTSNFLPWHANGNEAATFFCTPYWPEFRKVDFLRAIRTYQNREQSWRTTRAERSLALVRAIEQSELPTAKRMLGRFRDALPSTEREQLDEEYDLAD; encoded by the coding sequence ATGATTACAACGATGCTATCGAGGGGGAAGCGACTGGGATATGCGGCCTACGAGCGATTGCTCCAGTGGGAACTGTCAGGTACGCCCGACCACGTCGCAGTCATTATGGACGGGAACCGGCGCTACGCCGAGAAACAAGGGACGAAGAAGCAAAAGGGCCACACAGAAGGGGCTCAAACGACGGAGGCACTGCTGAACTGGTGCGACGAACTCGGCGTCCGCGAGGTGACGCTGTACACGTTCTCGACGGAGAACTTCGACCGCGACCCCGAGGAGCGCGAACACATCTTCGACCTTGTCGAACAGAAGCTCCGAACGTTTGCCGACGCCGAACGGGTCCACGAGGCCGGCGTGTGTATCCGCGCCATCGGCGAGACAGAGATGCTTCCCGAGCGGGTCCGAGACGCTGTCGACTACGCTGAAGGGCGAACCGCCCGGTACGACCAGCTCAACCTCAACATCGCGCTGGCCTACGGCGGCCGGGCCGAACTGCTCGGCGCGGCTCGCGACATCGCCACTGCTGTCGAGGACGGGACTCTCGACCCGACGGATGTCTCCGCGGAAACCATCGAAGAACGGCTCTACGAGGGGCCGACCCGCGACGTCGACCTCATCGTCCGGACCGGCGGCGACGAACGCACCTCGAACTTCCTGCCGTGGCACGCCAACGGCAACGAGGCCGCCACGTTCTTCTGTACCCCCTACTGGCCGGAGTTCCGGAAAGTCGACTTCCTGCGAGCGATCCGGACGTACCAGAACCGAGAGCAGTCCTGGCGGACGACCCGTGCCGAGCGGTCGCTGGCACTGGTTCGTGCCATCGAGCAATCGGAGCTACCGACGGCCAAGCGGATGCTCGGGCGATTCCGTGACGCGCTCCCGAGTACCGAACGCGAGCAACTCGACGAAGAGTACGACCTCGCGGACTGA
- a CDS encoding UDP diphosphate synthase, whose translation MGLYDRYLATRVRRSDADLPETVALVITERDLLGDGAYRTLERFFDWAVQYGTDTVVVYVSVLDEEAIPTLQRELENVTAPREIAVRVPDDETTADAPIQISIGLGGQSEFATAVQKLAEDVDAGSLDPDDIDEAAVEEHLVFPTDPDLVIKTGAERLSDFMIWQSVYSELYFTDVNWQNFRQRDYLRALRDYQERQRRFGR comes from the coding sequence GTGGGACTATACGACCGGTATCTCGCAACGCGTGTTCGGCGCAGCGACGCCGACCTGCCCGAAACGGTCGCGCTGGTGATTACAGAGCGAGACCTGCTGGGTGACGGTGCATATCGGACCCTGGAGCGGTTTTTCGACTGGGCTGTTCAGTACGGCACTGACACCGTCGTCGTCTACGTGAGCGTCCTCGACGAGGAGGCGATTCCGACGCTACAGCGTGAGCTCGAAAATGTCACCGCGCCACGGGAGATAGCGGTCAGAGTACCGGACGACGAGACGACGGCCGACGCCCCGATTCAGATTTCAATCGGACTCGGCGGGCAGTCGGAGTTCGCGACGGCCGTCCAGAAACTCGCGGAAGACGTCGATGCGGGCTCACTCGACCCGGACGACATAGACGAGGCCGCGGTCGAGGAGCACCTCGTCTTCCCGACCGACCCGGACTTGGTCATCAAGACCGGGGCCGAACGGCTCTCCGATTTCATGATTTGGCAGTCCGTCTATTCGGAACTGTACTTTACCGACGTGAACTGGCAGAACTTCCGGCAGCGGGATTACTTGCGGGCGCTGCGGGATTATCAGGAGCGACAGCGGCGGTTCGGGCGGTAA
- a CDS encoding GNAT family N-acetyltransferase: MIREARPEDEARLRAIQTNTLDEPWPELLGFGIDGPPLVLVLDIGEPLGYALVVPDPPVAYLAEFAIAPGKQGQGLGTALMDGLLDRLRTREFETVRLTARTDDERARGFYDGFGFSVADELPGHYDDGDGVLLVRDL; encoded by the coding sequence ATGATCCGTGAGGCCCGCCCTGAGGACGAAGCCCGGCTCCGGGCGATCCAGACAAACACGCTTGACGAGCCGTGGCCGGAACTACTCGGTTTCGGAATCGACGGTCCGCCGCTCGTGCTGGTGCTCGACATCGGTGAACCGCTCGGCTACGCGCTGGTCGTACCGGACCCGCCAGTCGCGTATCTGGCGGAGTTCGCTATCGCCCCCGGCAAACAGGGACAGGGCCTCGGGACGGCACTGATGGACGGGCTACTGGACAGGCTCCGGACTCGTGAGTTCGAAACAGTCAGACTCACCGCGCGCACGGACGACGAGCGAGCGCGCGGCTTCTACGACGGGTTCGGGTTCTCGGTCGCCGACGAACTCCCCGGCCACTACGACGACGGCGACGGCGTGTTGCTCGTTCGGGACCTCTAA
- a CDS encoding DNA primase — MQDTAKYLIHADITAAGVVERSDVVGAVFGQTEGLLGDELDLRDLQDSKKVGRIDVEIRSEGGQSFGEITVASGLDRVETAILAAALETIEQVGPCRAEIEVSEIEDVRSAKRREVVERATELLNDFEEKSIQTADIVETVRQQVRVADVTDYEGLPAGPRVADSDAIVVVEGRSDVMQLLKYGIKNAVAVEGTDVPDAIADLTAGRTVTSFLDGDRGGDLILKELAQVGDVDYVAVTPTGKSVEDLSRSEVMAALRDKVPYETVASAQSLDTIREEMSQTGESTTADGGAVATAMSDDTADTQPTPSTQAGSAQAETADEATAASDESDTAPPAADATDEDATDNPAIPSLSDHIEAVIQNHSGTARLLDEDATLLAEGETDDVVSLLASAETVPRTVVVDGDCTQKLLDVAAQCGVDVVVAAGHGEYVKQPTAVQVRIEG; from the coding sequence ATGCAAGATACGGCGAAATATCTGATACATGCCGACATCACGGCGGCGGGAGTCGTCGAGCGGAGCGACGTCGTCGGCGCGGTGTTCGGCCAGACGGAGGGACTACTCGGCGACGAACTGGACCTGCGGGACTTGCAGGACTCGAAGAAGGTCGGCCGCATCGACGTGGAAATACGCTCCGAAGGTGGACAGTCCTTTGGCGAAATAACCGTCGCAAGCGGCCTCGATAGGGTCGAGACCGCGATTCTCGCCGCGGCACTGGAGACCATCGAACAGGTGGGACCGTGTCGGGCCGAGATAGAGGTCTCCGAAATCGAGGACGTGCGTAGCGCCAAGCGGCGCGAGGTCGTCGAGCGCGCGACGGAACTGCTGAACGACTTCGAGGAGAAGTCCATCCAGACCGCGGACATCGTCGAGACGGTCAGACAGCAGGTCCGGGTCGCCGACGTGACCGACTACGAGGGGCTCCCGGCCGGACCGCGCGTGGCCGACTCCGACGCAATCGTCGTCGTCGAGGGCCGCTCGGACGTGATGCAACTGTTGAAGTACGGCATCAAAAACGCCGTGGCGGTCGAGGGCACGGACGTCCCCGACGCCATCGCAGACCTGACAGCTGGCCGCACGGTGACCTCGTTCCTCGACGGCGACCGCGGCGGCGACCTCATCCTGAAGGAACTCGCGCAGGTCGGCGACGTGGACTACGTCGCGGTCACGCCCACCGGCAAGTCCGTCGAGGACCTCTCGCGTAGCGAGGTGATGGCGGCGCTCCGGGACAAGGTGCCCTACGAGACGGTCGCAAGCGCACAGAGCCTCGACACCATCCGCGAGGAGATGTCCCAGACAGGAGAATCGACGACCGCTGATGGCGGTGCCGTGGCGACTGCGATGTCGGACGACACCGCTGACACCCAGCCCACACCCAGCACACAGGCTGGGTCGGCACAGGCCGAAACAGCCGACGAGGCGACGGCGGCGTCCGACGAGTCGGATACGGCCCCTCCGGCGGCCGACGCGACCGACGAGGATGCCACCGACAACCCGGCCATCCCGTCGCTCTCAGACCACATCGAGGCTGTCATCCAGAACCACAGCGGGACGGCCAGACTGCTCGACGAGGACGCGACGCTGCTCGCGGAGGGCGAGACCGACGATGTCGTCTCGTTGCTTGCGTCGGCCGAGACTGTTCCCAGGACGGTCGTCGTCGACGGCGACTGCACGCAGAAGCTCCTCGACGTCGCCGCCCAGTGCGGCGTCGATGTTGTCGTCGCCGCCGGCCACGGTGAGTACGTCAAACAGCCGACGGCCGTGCAGGTCCGTATCGAGGGTTAG
- a CDS encoding xylose isomerase, whose translation MQTAIQLWTLRELREPLSDVLDRISAAGYDGVEFAGIGDPGASQRALDDAGLDIAGVHVPLDDLQSDPRTVGNQARTLDAPYIVLPYLDDDHFESESAVESTATLLGMLAADFDRPLLYHNHDHEFVPFGDGTAFDALVDQTTIDFEFDAGWAHAAGQDPVALLRRLNGRVPVVHLKDMTADGEPTALGDGVVPLQAVVDAAREAGTQWLVFEHDNPTDPVDAIRAGIDGMRPLLE comes from the coding sequence ATGCAGACAGCGATCCAGCTCTGGACACTCCGCGAGCTCCGGGAACCGCTATCGGACGTGCTCGACCGCATCAGCGCCGCGGGCTACGACGGCGTAGAGTTCGCCGGTATCGGCGACCCGGGTGCGTCTCAGCGCGCACTCGACGATGCGGGGCTCGACATTGCCGGCGTCCACGTCCCGCTGGACGACCTGCAGTCCGACCCGCGCACTGTTGGCAATCAGGCCCGGACGCTCGATGCGCCGTACATTGTTCTCCCGTATCTCGACGACGACCACTTCGAAAGCGAAAGCGCGGTCGAGTCGACGGCGACGCTGCTCGGGATGCTCGCGGCGGACTTTGACCGGCCCCTGCTGTACCACAACCACGACCACGAGTTCGTCCCGTTTGGCGACGGCACCGCCTTCGACGCGCTCGTCGACCAGACGACGATTGATTTCGAGTTCGACGCCGGTTGGGCGCACGCGGCGGGACAGGACCCTGTCGCACTGCTTCGGCGACTCAACGGGCGCGTGCCCGTCGTCCACCTCAAGGACATGACTGCGGATGGGGAACCGACTGCCCTCGGAGACGGCGTGGTGCCGCTCCAGGCGGTGGTCGATGCGGCCCGCGAGGCTGGGACTCAATGGCTCGTCTTCGAACACGACAATCCAACGGACCCAGTCGACGCTATCCGGGCTGGTATCGACGGCATGCGCCCGTTGCTAGAGTGA
- a CDS encoding tRNA-binding protein, with amino-acid sequence MGFTETEIDPARFLEDVEMRIGEIVDVEPFPEARKDVYKLDVDFGNETRQSAAGLTDVYEPADLLGSQVVAVVNLGTVSIAGFESECLVTGVDSEDGVVHLTPEREVDPGTRVY; translated from the coding sequence ATGGGATTCACTGAAACCGAGATCGACCCCGCACGGTTCCTCGAAGACGTAGAGATGCGTATCGGTGAAATCGTCGATGTCGAGCCGTTTCCCGAAGCACGCAAGGATGTGTACAAGCTCGACGTGGATTTCGGCAACGAGACCCGCCAGTCGGCCGCAGGGTTGACCGACGTGTACGAGCCTGCGGACCTGCTGGGTTCACAGGTCGTCGCCGTCGTCAACCTCGGGACAGTCTCTATCGCCGGGTTCGAGAGCGAGTGTCTGGTGACCGGCGTCGACAGCGAGGACGGCGTCGTTCACCTGACACCCGAACGGGAGGTCGACCCCGGCACCCGCGTGTATTGA
- a CDS encoding sodium:solute symporter gives MADTGLQLGIVGAYMIIALAVGAVAYRLTDRTAEDYYLASRTLGTVVLLFTTFATLLSAFTFFGGPNLAFSAGPEWILVMGLMDGIIFAVLWYVLGYKQWLVGKRHGYVTLGEMLGDRFGSTALRVVVAGVSLVWLFPYVMLQQKGAGQAIVGLTNGAVPFWVGAGGITLFMIAYVALSGMRGVAWTDTLQGLFMLSLIWVAVAWVLSAVGGASEATALLASKEPAFVGLGGGLYTPQYIISTAVSIAFGVTMFPQINQRFFAAGSKKVLKRTFALWPVLVLLLFVPAFMLGAWAAGLGVTVPEGGNVIPALLGEYTPTWFTALVIAGAMAAMMSSSDSMLLSGSSYLTRDLYRPLTGRSNASDEATDRREALVARLGVIVFATLSFIASLYSPGTLVQIGETAFSGFAQLTLPVALALYWQGTTRTGMYAGVIGSQVFYGLHVFPVLSTLGGLVGISVALPTAYLGWTPGIVGIIVGLVLTVSVSLVTAPAATENHTVYAVSGVESD, from the coding sequence ATGGCTGACACCGGGCTCCAGTTGGGTATCGTCGGTGCGTACATGATCATCGCGCTCGCGGTCGGCGCAGTCGCCTACCGTTTGACCGACCGGACCGCCGAGGACTACTACCTCGCCAGCCGGACGCTCGGGACGGTCGTCCTGCTGTTCACGACGTTTGCGACGCTCCTGTCGGCGTTTACGTTCTTCGGCGGCCCGAACCTCGCCTTCAGCGCCGGTCCCGAGTGGATTCTCGTGATGGGGCTGATGGACGGCATCATCTTCGCGGTCCTCTGGTACGTGCTGGGGTACAAGCAGTGGCTCGTCGGCAAGCGCCACGGCTACGTCACGCTGGGGGAAATGCTGGGCGATCGCTTCGGCTCGACGGCGCTCCGCGTTGTTGTCGCCGGCGTGAGCCTTGTCTGGCTGTTCCCGTACGTGATGCTCCAGCAGAAAGGAGCCGGACAGGCTATCGTCGGCCTCACGAACGGCGCGGTCCCGTTCTGGGTCGGGGCCGGCGGCATCACGCTGTTCATGATTGCCTACGTTGCGCTCTCAGGCATGCGCGGCGTCGCCTGGACCGACACGCTTCAGGGGCTGTTCATGCTCTCTTTAATATGGGTCGCCGTCGCCTGGGTCCTCTCTGCTGTCGGCGGCGCTAGCGAGGCGACGGCCCTGTTGGCGTCCAAAGAGCCAGCCTTCGTCGGTCTCGGCGGCGGCCTCTACACGCCGCAGTACATCATCTCGACCGCGGTCAGCATCGCCTTCGGCGTGACGATGTTCCCCCAGATCAATCAGCGCTTCTTCGCCGCCGGCTCGAAGAAGGTGCTCAAGCGGACGTTCGCGCTCTGGCCGGTGCTGGTCCTGCTTCTGTTCGTGCCGGCGTTCATGCTGGGCGCGTGGGCGGCCGGCCTCGGTGTCACGGTGCCGGAGGGCGGCAACGTCATCCCCGCGCTGCTGGGCGAGTACACGCCGACGTGGTTCACCGCGCTGGTCATCGCCGGCGCGATGGCCGCGATGATGTCCTCCAGCGACTCGATGCTGCTGTCGGGCTCGTCGTACCTGACTCGAGACCTCTACCGCCCACTGACCGGCCGTAGCAACGCTAGCGACGAAGCAACCGACCGGCGCGAGGCGCTCGTTGCCCGCCTCGGCGTGATCGTCTTTGCCACCCTCTCGTTCATTGCGAGTCTCTACTCGCCGGGAACGCTGGTCCAAATCGGCGAAACGGCCTTCAGCGGGTTCGCACAGCTTACCCTTCCTGTCGCACTTGCGCTGTACTGGCAGGGGACCACGCGAACGGGGATGTACGCCGGCGTGATCGGCAGCCAGGTGTTCTATGGCCTGCACGTCTTCCCGGTGCTCTCGACACTTGGCGGACTTGTCGGTATCAGCGTTGCCCTGCCGACGGCATACCTGGGCTGGACGCCGGGCATCGTCGGTATCATAGTCGGTCTCGTGCTGACGGTCAGCGTCTCGCTGGTGACTGCTCCCGCTGCGACCGAGAACCACACCGTCTACGCCGTCTCCGGCGTCGAGAGCGACTGA